CCATAGCCGACATCGACCATGTGTTGCGTCTTGGCCTGGCGGTCGGCGATCATCTGGCTGCGCAGTGTCGACAGCGCGATCGGCGCGAGTGCGATCATGCCGAGGAGGCTGATGCCGACAATGAGAACCAGCTTGAAACTGATGCGGGAGAAAATCATCGGTGCTCGCGAGATCTGGCGGGGCTGATATGCCAATTTATCGCGATCCTCTTAGCAAAGCTTTAAGCATTCGGGTTCCCGTTGCCCCGCAAAATCGCGCGGGCGAGGCCGCTGGCATCCGGCGACGGAGGGGTCGGCCGCATCCGGGATGAAGCTCTTTAGAACTGGAAGACCTCGATATCGTCGCTCCGAACGTTGACTTGCAGAGGACCCTGGCGGAACGATCGGCGCAGATCGTCAGCGCCGGACAGCGGCGTGAGCGCAGCCGGACGCGAGAGGCACAATGCATCAACCGACATCTTCGGGGTCTCCCGACCTCACCGTGCCGAGCGCCGTGCCTTCGCTGGAGGACATCATCGAGGTCTTTGCCTGCACGGCGCACACGGCCATCGAGGTTCATTGTCCCACCGGCCTGACGATACCGGAGAGTGGGCACATCGCGCAGACGATGGCGATGAAGAGCCGGTTTGTCGGAAGCCCCACATTGCATTGATGGGACCGTTCATGCAGGACACGCCGCGAAGCGTCGATGGCTGCGACGAGTTTTGCCGCGTCGCGCTGTCGCTGTTCCGGTTCATCGACGCTGCCTATGCGACCGGCGCCTCCGATTGCTGGGAAGCCGCCTATCGCTGCGCCGACGAAGCGCCCGGCATCTCCGACAGCCCGCTGCTGGTCGCCCGCGTTGCCGCGCTGGTCAGGATCCTGCGCAGCGGGCGTCCCTGCCATCTCTGCTTCATGCCGCCGTCATGCAGGCGGCTGTCGAAGGACGAGACGGAATTGATGCGCCTGCTGGCCGTCGCGCGACGCAGGGAGGCTGGGGAGCTCAAAACGGTCGTAGGCCAACTCGTCGGGATCGATCGGCAGGTTGCCGCCACGCGGGCAATCGCCGCGCTCGCAGTCTGCTGATGCTTTCGGGGTGTCCAGTCGCTCCCCTCCTGAGCATTGATCGCCGGAAGGGTCTGATGGGGTGTGGCTCGAATGGATGCGTGCCAAGCTGTTCGTCAACACGCAGGGCAATGTGACCGAACGCAAGATGGCGGTCGACGTCTCCGAGGAGCTTGCGCGCAAGGGCCAGGAGGTGCGCGAGATGACGCGTGATCTCGACATGCTGAAAATCGACGTCGACGTGATCGACACGATGATCCGGCTGCGCGGCACACACGCCGCACCCGCGACCCACGCGGAAGATGCGGCGGAGAAGCCGGCCGAAGAACCGGACGGGGAATGAGGCTGCAGCACGTCGAAGCTGCGTTTTCGCCTACGAATGGTCCTCGACCACGACACAAGTCTCCATGATCCCGTCGATCTCCGCCTTCGTCAGCACCCCGAGTTCGGCGATGAAGACGATCCGCGCGCGGGGCACGCCCGGTGCGGGTGCTTCGCCCGGCGCCAGCGTCGCGCGGCCTCCGGCGAGTTGGAACACCATCTGGCGGCCGGGCTGCTCGACCGTCTCGAACAGGCCCTTTGCGCGCGCCAATTTCGGCGCCAGCTTGCCGATCGCCTGCTGCAGGCGCGGCAGGGAGAGCGGCCGGTCGGAGGTCCAGCTCAACGTCTCGAAGCGCTCTTCCGACGGACGTTTCGGACCCGGCTCGCGCGGCGCGGGCGGGCGATCGCTCACGGGAAACAGCAGCGCTGATGGAATCTCGCCATGTTTGGCATCGACCACGACGGCAGGGACGCGCTGTGCGCGGATCGCCTCGCGCATCCGCAGGCCGGCGCCCTCGTCCGCCAGATCCAGCTTGCTCAACGCGACGATATCGGCGACGCGCAGTTGCGACCGCATCAACGCGTCATTCAGGGCAGAAGGCGGCGTCGCGGCGTCCATCACGCACAGCACCGTCTCCAGCGGCGCCTCGCGCAGGATGACGGGGTCCATCAGATTGCGGACGATGTCGGCGGGGTCGGCGACGCCGCTGGTCTCGATGACGATGTACTCCGGCCTGGGATCACGCCGCAGCAGCGTCGAGAGCGTGCGGAGCAGATCGCCTTCGAGCGAACAGCAGATGCAGCCATTGCTGAGGCTGACCACGCCGTCGCTCGCGCCAGCGATCAGCTCCGCATCGATGTTGATCGCGCCGAAATCGTTGACGATGGCGGCGATCCGCCGCCCGTCCGCGTTCGCCAGCAGGTGATTGACGACCGTGGTCTTGCCCGCCCCCAGGAAGCCCGTGACCAGGAGAACGGGGACCGGCATGGATCAACTCCCGACGACGGGACGGCGCACCGGCTTTCCGGGCCGCGCCGCGACGTCGAGCAAGCCATCGGTGATGAGCGGCTGGCCGCTGACGACGAGATGCCGAACGCCTTCCGACGGCCGGTTCATCGCGGTGAAGGTCGCGCGATCGGAAAGCTTTTCGTAATCGAACACGACGATATCGGCATCAGCGTCCTTGGCAAGCTTGCCCTTGGCACGCATTGCGGGCGTGCTCTGCGACAGGATCTCCGCCGGGATCAGCGCGCATTTGCGCACGCCTTCGAGCAGCGACACGGTCTTGCGCTCGCGCACCCATTCGCGGATGAATTTCGTGAAGCAGCCGGCCGAGCGGGGATGCGAGGTGGCATCGTCAGGCAACGGCCAGGCGTCGCCGGTGTAGGTCTTGCCGTCCGACGTCGTCCACGGCATCGCGTCGGAGGCGATCGCACCGCCGGGATAGAGCACCGACATGTCGAGCAGATCGCGGTGATGCGCATTGTGCTCGGTGTCGAGAATGTGCCACAGCACCAGCGAGGACGGATCTTCGGCCTGCGCCTTCAGGAGCTCCTCGCGGTCGTGAAAGCGATAGCCGTCGGTCACGCGCTGCACGGAATCGTAACCGGTGCCGTTGCGCTCGACGAATTGCGGATCGCTGAAGAAGGCGGCGGCCAGCACGGTCGAGCCGGTGCCGTAGGGGTAGGCCTCGACCGTGATGGGCAGGCCCTGCGCCTGCGCCTTCTCGATCAGCACGCGGCAGCGCTCGATGTCGGTCTTGCTCGACGAATTGAAGTGACAGATGTGCATGTGCGCGCCGGTGGCGCCGGCATAGCCGATCAGGCGGATATAAGCCTCCGCCGCACTTTCAGGGTCGATGCGCGACATGTAGGCGACGTGGGTGAAGGTCGGCACGTCCTGCTTGGCCGCAAGCTGGCACACCGCGGTCAGCTCTTGCACACCGGCGCCGGGCGCATAGGCATTCAAGATGCCGATACCGATGCCGCCTTCGTCCAGACCCCGCGTGAGGCGCTCGAGGATGCCCGCCACCTCCGCGTCGGTTGCGACATTGTCCATCCAGCGGCGATCGCGCATGGCGTTGCCGAACGCCTCCAGCGAACTCTCGGCGTTGGATCCCGTCATCGCGCCGATGCGCGCAAAGGCCCAGTTGGTGGCGGCGCCGTAATTCAGCACGCGACCCTTGCGCGCCTGGCGCTCGTACCACGAGCCGACCGGCAGCACGCCGGCCTCGAGATCGAGCGTCGTGGTCACGCCGTCGAAGGCCTGCATGCGGTCGGCGGGGATCGACTGGCCGTGGGCGTGCAGATCGATGAAGCCGGGCGCGACCACGAGCCCGGTCGCATCGATCACCCGCTCGGCGCCGCCGAGCGAGGCGCCCACCGCGGCAATCTTGCCGTCCACCACCGCCACGTCGCCAATGGCATCCATTCCGCTCGCGGGATCCACCACCCGGCCGCCAGAGATCACCAAACCGCTCATATCGCCACTCCGCCACGCTATTTCCAAAGCCCCCAAAGGTCCGGCAACAGCTTCGGAGGCGAGACCAGCCGCATCGCGCACCGTCCCGTCGCGCATCAAGGCAGATTTTTTGATGAACCACCACCGCCACTGAAGCCGACACAGCATGCAGATTGCTGCCCGCCATTGCGGAGGTCGCGCAGATGGATGCAGTCCCGGGTTGCATCTCGGCCGAGGCCAAGCTATTGGATGCGCGCATTTTCATTTTGGAGGCGACCATGTCGACGACTGCACGCTTCCCGGGTTCGCCGCGCGATATTTGACGCGCCTGCCCGGGACCCATGTCCCAGGTGAACCACAAATCTCCAAATCGACTCTCATCTGCCGCGGCCATCGGTGCCGCGATTGAGAACCTATTGGCATGACACCCCATCTTCTGCCGGCCCCCTGTCAGGCGGCCGGGCGCTCCGACCTGCTCGAACGCAGGCTTCGGCGATATCATCCGCACGTCCAGGGCGCGGTGCGCGCGCTGGCCATGCGCCATCCGCGCGTCGCCGATCTTGCTTTGAGCTTTCCCGCGCTTCTCTTCGCACTGGCCGATCCGCAGGCCCGGCGCGATCCTGCATGCGCGATCGCCTCCGCGATCGACGGCGCCGCCCTCGCGCAAGTCGCTGCCCTTGTCGATCTGCCGATGTGGCTGCGCAAGATGCCGCCGGAGGCGTTCGTGCGTCCGATTCCCCCGCTGCCCAATGGCGAGCTTTTTCGCCGGCAGATCGCGAACCATCTTCCGCGTTCTCCAAAACTTGCGCCGGCCTGGCTTCAGCTCGTGGCCGATGCTGCCGCGCTCGCGCATGAGCCGCTGGCAGCGTGGATCGCGCGCGAATATGTCCGCGATCCGTCGCAGGTGCCGCCTGCAAGGTTACGGCGCATCGCGCTTTGGGCCTGGTTCTCGGCTGAGCCCGCGACGACAGGGCACGACCTGATCGAGCGGCCGTGGACGCCGAACATGCGGATCGACGCCGCACGCTCGGCTGCGAGTGATTGGGAAATCGCAGTTGCCCTGCATGCAAATCTGGGGCGACAGCCGATCGCCGATATGTGGCTGCGGGCGGGCCGGTTGGCGGGTTACGAGTTCCTGCCTCTGGATTCGATTGCTGCAATCACCGAAGAGGCAAAGGCCATGCGGAATTGCCTCCGGACCTACGCCGGCAACCTCGCGCATGATCAAACGCGGATTTGGGGCGTGCGGAAGGACGGCAAACGCGTCGCGACGCTACAGATCGCCCGCCGCTATCGCGACCCGCTGCCAAACATCGTGCAGCTCAAGGGACCCGGCAATAGCGAGGTCTCACGCGAGGTGTGGTGGGCCGCACGTCAATGGCTGCACAAGCACGATTTGTCGCAGGTCGTGATCCGGCCGCGCAACTGGGGAACAGCGCCGCTCGATCGCGACAGCTGGGTGTCGCTGTGGCGACCCTACTGGCTCGCCAAGCGCCGCATCCCCGACTGGCTGCCGTTGGCTCCGTCGCGCGAGGCGCTGGGCGCGCTGTGAATGAGCGAAGCCGTTGGTACAGCGTTGACCTCGAGCCATCCGTCCGGCTTTCCCACTTCGCGATCGAGGGTGGCCGAGCTGACTTTCTTCCCCGGCAGGTTCACTCCCGTTCTGCGCAAGCTGAGCGCAATTGGCGTCATGGCACCTCTGATCCCCCTCCAACCGGCCCTAAACTACAGGACGCGCCCGGCCGTTGCCACGCGGGATCAATGAGGAGGAGCGTTCGATTGTGCACAGATCGTCAGCGGTCGAGAATCGGTACGATGCTGTCGATCCTCAAGCGGCTCGCGACCACGCGATCGCGTTCTCGACCGATTACGCCGCCAGTCTCCGCTCAGCGACAATCCGTACGGGCGGAAACACAACGCAATCCACCACGTCGAACGTCACTTCGATGCTGCGATCGAACGCCAGCGCAAAGGCAATGGCATCATTGCGCCGTTCGTTAGCGACGCCAGTGCCAAGCGTACAGTGCGGCGTCCACGCGCCGGGCCGATAATGAGGACGACAATGTGATGGATCGATTGCCGCGCTGACAGCACGATGGATGCGGGCCAGAGCCTCCTCGACCTCCGGCTCCGCCCAGAGGACCAGCGGAGAACCTTCAAACCAGCGAATTCGCTTGAACGCGATGCGCAATTGGGTTTCGCCAGCTGTGGCTGCCAGCAGGGCTTCCCATGCGGTCCTTTCATCGATCGCGGGGCCGTCGTAGATCGCAAATGTAAAATGCGGACGGTAGCCGAGCGCACGCATGGACGGCTCGGCCTCGAACGCACCGACCTGATCCCACAACCGCTCGATCTCGCCCGCTGAACCGTTATCGGCCCGGATGTTGATCGCCAATGCCAAGGGCTCACCTCGATGGAGCTGCCTACGCAATCAAACGCTGCACCAGCGCCGACTCACTCGAGTAGGTCAAAAGCGCCTCGTGAGTCGCGCGGGTAACTCCGACATACGTCAGTCGAACACATTCCTCGATCGTCTCGCCGTGGCGGCCAAGCATGCCCAACCCTGCAATCGCGACGCACGGAAACTCGAGTCCTTTCGCCGTGTGCATACTCAACAAGCGCACAGCGACACGCTTCGTCGAAATTCTGTTCTTGTTGTTCTTGGCCATATCGATCGGCACGTCATGCTTGGCGAGGATCTGAGCGACCCGCTCCCCAATCCAGTGCTCCGGATAAAGGCAGGCCATTTGCGGCCACTCATACCCGGCCTTTTTCCGCCCGAGGAACCACTCGGCGACGCAGTGAGCTTCTGCGTCGATGCTCACACATTGCCGTACATCCGGCGCCAGGCCTTGCCGACCCGCATCTTCGGGCAGCAGGATGGGATTCTCGTCATCGGCGGTCGTGCCGGGAGCACCGATCACGTCGGAAGCGAAGCGTCTCGCAAAGGCAACGATCTGCGCAGTATTGCGGTAGTTGACTTTCAGCACGGTCGTTCTGCCCGACGCTTCAATTCCGAGCTGCTTCCATACCGGGCGCTCACGTCCCTTGTAGATGGCCTGTATGTCGTCGTAGACGACCATCAACGCCTTCGTGCGCGGGTTCACCATCTTGGCCGCAAGCGCGAGCCATTGCGGCTCGAAGTCGTGTGCCTCGTCGATCAGGACGGCGTCGTACTGCCCCATGGGGATATGCCCCTGATCGACAGCCTTCATGACCTCCGAAACGCTCGCAGCCAGTCGCTTTGCGTAGTCCGGATAGTCTCGCTCGGATGGAGCCGGAATCCCATACGTCCGCAGCATCCGGTAACACCAGCCATGAAAGGTAAGAACCTGCACGCGATGCTCCACGCCCCGATCCTGCATGGCATCCTCAAGTCGGCCCGCGATGCCATTGGCGTAACACAGGATGAGCACCGGCCTTGTCGCCCCGCGCGCCAGATACTCGGCGCGAAAGGCGAGGATCAGCGTCTTGCCCGATCCGGCAACGCCGCGAATGATCCGATGGCCCTCGCCCAGGCTGCGCGCGATCTGCTCCTGATGCATATCCATGACCGCGAGCGTCCGGTCGGACGGATCAGGCACGGGCGCTTCGTCCAGCGGCAAGGCAATCTGCCGTATGCGGATCTCGGGAAACAGCAGCGCACGCAGCCGGTCGAACTGCGGCATCGACAGCGGCTCTTCGAAGCGCGGCGGGACCATGCGCCACAATCTGCAGCGGAATTCTTCCGGGTCTGCGCTCTCGGTCATTTCATCCTTGAACACACACAGGTGCCCGGCGAGCACCTCCCTGAGATCGGTCTGGTCGAATTGCCGGCGCGTGATGTTGGTGAATACGACACCGAAGCCGAACGGAACGATGGATTTGCCCATGAAGCGATGGCCGGGCGGAAACAGCAATTGCCCGTCCCGTTCCAGCGTGCGCACAACATCGAACGTATACTTGCGCGCCTGCTCCAGGGGATTGCTTTCGCGCACGATGCCGCGCGCCGTCAGCAATTCGACGTTGCCCTTGTCGGCCGACACGATCGACTCCAGACGCCAGTCCTTCACCTCGAGCACGAGCAGGCCGTTTGCCGGGTGAACGATGATGAAGTCCGGATGCCGATTGCGAGGGCCCACCGGGAGATTGTGCCAAACGACGGCATTCTCCTCGAGGAAGTCCTTGAGGCGCTCCGCGAGCCGCAACTCGCCGCGCGTGTCGAAGCGCGCGAAGCCGAGGCTGGGGATCAGTGTCGCCATGTGCGTCCGAGAGGTTGAGAGCCAACTCGAAAGCCTAACATGACCTCGGCACGCTGTGGACCAATGCGCGCAGGTCTGCGACCTCGCAACTCAGGGGCTATTCCGGTGACTTTTTCTGGAAGACCCATCGGGCCGGGGCGACTTCAAGCGCATCCGATGGCGTTCTGAAATAGCTGGCGCTCCCTAGGGGAATCGAACCCCTGTTTCAGCCTTGAGAGGGCCGCGTCCTAACCGCTAGACGAAGGGAGCGTGAGGGCTAGCCAATAGCCTCGAAATTTGTCCGCCGCAAGGACTGAACCGGCCTTTTATGGCTCATTGGCAAATTTCAGCTTTCCGGCCGGCTTGAGCGTGCGGGCGTCGAAGGTGCGGATCTCGGTGACCCCGCCGATATCGAGCGTGACCACGAGGCGGTCGCCGGCGATGCCGGTGGAGACGATCCTGGCGCCCTTCGGCAGGGTGGCGGTGACGTCGCCTGCGGTTTCCACCGCCCTTCCCTCCGACTTGAAAAGGCGGTAGCCCACCGCGATCAGGACGGCGCAGACGGCCAGCGCCGTGGTCAGCCCCGCGATCAGCATCATCCGCCGCACCCGCGCGAACAGCGCGGCCTGCTCGGGGGTCGGTTCGGGAACAGCGGTATCAGACGTCGTCATGGAAAGCTCAGGTTCAGCGCAAAGGTTGGAAGTCGTGGTCGAAGGCGACGAGGGCTCGGCCCGGCTCGACCGCGTGCTGGCGGCGCGCCTGCCGGAGCTGTCGCGATCAAGGCTCAAAGCCCTGATTCTGGCGGGCGCGGTGAGCCTCGAGGCCGCCGAGATCCGCGACCCCGCTTATCACGTCGCTTCAGGCGATACGATCATAATCGACGTGCCGGAGGCGGCCCCGCCCGAGCCCAAGGGCGAGGATATCGCGCTGGATATCGTGTTCGAGGACGACGACATCATCGTCATCAACAAGCCGAAAGGGCTGGTGGTGCACCCCGCGGCCGGGCACGAGACCGGCACGCTGGTGAACGCGCTGATCGCCCATTGCGGCACTTCGCTGTCGGGCATCGGCGGGGTGCGCCGGCCCGGCATCGTGCACCGGCTCGACAAGGACACGACCGGGCTGATGGTGGTCGCCAAGAACGATCTCGCGCACGCCTCGCTCACCGCCCAATTCGCCGACCACGGCCGCACCGGGCCGATGCGGCGCGGCTACATGGCGTTCGCCTGGGGGTTGCCGGGCCGCCATCGCGGCACGGTCGATGCGCCGATCGATCGCCATCCGCATGCGCGGGAAAAGATGGCGGTGCGCCAGGGCGGCCGCGAAGCGGTGACCCATTGGGAGCTGCTGGAGAGTTTCAACGGGCGCGACGGCAAGCCGGTCGCGGCACTGCTCGCCTGCGAGCTCGAGACCGGGCGCACCCACCAGATCCGCGTTCACCTCGCCCATATCGGCCACCCCCTGATGGGCGATACGGTCTACGGCCCGCATTTCAAGACCAAGGCGAACCAGCTCGGCCCCGAGTCGCAGGCGGCTTTGGCGGCCCTCGGACGGCAAGCTCTGCACGCTTATTTACTGGTACTCGAGCACCCCCGATCCGGAGAACTTCTTCACTGGGAGGCCGGCTTGCCGGAGGATTTGCTTCTCCTGGAAAGCGCCCTGAAAGCGGCGCTATGACGCAGGGCCTCTGAGAAAAGCCTTACCTTACAAAAAGTTATAGCTGCCACACGGGGACGTGACGTCAGCAATCCTTCCCTTTTTGCCCCCCGATAGGGTATATTGCGCCTGCGTTGGAAATGACCAACGGAACATCGCAGCCCGGCCGGCTTTGACAAAGCGGTCGTCTGCCTGGCCCGCCGCTATCGGGGGCCTGAACCTTTGGAGGGCTTACCAATGGCCCGTACCGCTGCTCTGCCGGTCCTCAATGGAGAATCCGGCCTTTCTCGCTACCTCGCCGAGATCCGCAAGTTCCCGATGCTGGAACCCCAGCAGGAATACATGCTCGCCAAGCGTTGGCGCGAGCATGACGATCGCGACGCGGCACATCAACTCGTCACCAGCCATCTCCGGCTCGTCGCCAAGATCGCCATGGGCTATCGCGGCTACGGCTTGCCGATCTCCGAGGTCGTCTCGGAAGGCAACGTCGGCCTGATGCAGGCGGTGAAGCGTTTCGAACCCGAAAAGGGCTTCCGTCTCGCCACCTATGCGATGTGGTGGATCAAGGCGTCGATTCAAGAGTACATCCTGCGTTCCTGGTCGCTCGTGAAGATGGGCACCACCGCGAACCAGAAGAAGCTGTTCTTCAACCTGCGCAAGGCCAAGAGCAAGATCAACGCGCTGGACGAGGGCGATCTCCGCCCCGACCAGGTGAAGATCATTGCCAAGCGCCTCGGCGTCACCGATCAGGACGTGATCGACATGAACCGCCGCCTCGGTGGCGATGCGTCGCTCAACGCGCCGATCCGGGACGACGGCGAAGCCGGCGAATGGCAGGACTGGCTGGTCGACAATACGCCCAACCAGGAAGCCATGATGGCGGAGCACGAGGAATATGATCACCGCCGTGACGCGCTGAACGGCGCTATGGGCGTGCTCAACCCGCGCGAACGCCGCATCTTCGAGGCACGCCGCCTCGCCGATGAGCCGATGACGCTGGAAGACCTTGCTGCCGAGTTCGGCGTGTCGCGCGAGCGCGTCCGCCAGATCGAGGTCCGCGCCTTCGAGAAGGTGCAGTCCGCGGTCAAGGGCACGATCGCAAGGGCCGAACAGGCCGCGCTGGAAGCCGCGCATTAAGCGCGGCTTTTTCCGGCGCCAGAGATTGGCGGATCGACAAGCGACGAAAAGCCGGCGGCAACGCCGGCTTTTTTGTCGTGTGAGCCGGAGCATGGTCGCGAGGGGCGCCGGCGGGACATCTTGAACGCACGTGGCCGGTCAACCGACCAAAGATGATCGGGCCACATCCAAAGGAACGGACACGCGCCGTGTCGATCATCCTGCAATCCACTGTCGGCGGCTTCTCGGCCCAGTTCATGCGCAAGCTGCCGCTGGTCGAGCAGGCCATGCGCGACCATGGCCTCGATCCCGCGGAGTTCGTGATCTCCAAGGACTTTGCCTCGACCGCGACGATCCCGATCATGGGCCCGTTCTTCTTCAACTACAGCGTCTACTTCGGCGAGGAGGAATTCACCGTCACCGAGCCGAACGACATGGTGTTCCTGGACTACTTCTTCAAACGCGTGCTGGCCGCGGACGGGCCGCCGGAATTGCCGGAGCAGCCGGGATTGATCCGCCGCCTCTTCGGCTGGATGGCGCAGCCGGTTTGACGCGCGCCGGTCACTCCCCCCATATCCGCGCCAGCGTCGCCAGCCAGCAGCCCTCGCAATAGCGGGCGTCCTTGAAGTCTATCCAATTGTGGGCATAGACGTGGTCGAGCGGAATGCCGTAGCGCGCGCGCAGCACCTGGACCAGGATCTTCCATGCCGCGACCTGCGCCTCGGTCGGACCGGTCGCGACATCGGGATAGTTGCCGGCGAACTCGACGCCGATGGAATTGTCGCGCACGACCTGATGATAGGTCGTGCTGTTGTCGACGTATTTGTTGTCGTTGCGGTTGGCGCCGTCGGTGTGGGTCGGCACCAGATTGTCGGCGACC
The genomic region above belongs to Bradyrhizobium sp. CCBAU 53338 and contains:
- the rpoH gene encoding RNA polymerase sigma factor RpoH, encoding MARTAALPVLNGESGLSRYLAEIRKFPMLEPQQEYMLAKRWREHDDRDAAHQLVTSHLRLVAKIAMGYRGYGLPISEVVSEGNVGLMQAVKRFEPEKGFRLATYAMWWIKASIQEYILRSWSLVKMGTTANQKKLFFNLRKAKSKINALDEGDLRPDQVKIIAKRLGVTDQDVIDMNRRLGGDASLNAPIRDDGEAGEWQDWLVDNTPNQEAMMAEHEEYDHRRDALNGAMGVLNPRERRIFEARRLADEPMTLEDLAAEFGVSRERVRQIEVRAFEKVQSAVKGTIARAEQAALEAAH
- a CDS encoding PcfJ domain-containing protein — its product is MTPHLLPAPCQAAGRSDLLERRLRRYHPHVQGAVRALAMRHPRVADLALSFPALLFALADPQARRDPACAIASAIDGAALAQVAALVDLPMWLRKMPPEAFVRPIPPLPNGELFRRQIANHLPRSPKLAPAWLQLVADAAALAHEPLAAWIAREYVRDPSQVPPARLRRIALWAWFSAEPATTGHDLIERPWTPNMRIDAARSAASDWEIAVALHANLGRQPIADMWLRAGRLAGYEFLPLDSIAAITEEAKAMRNCLRTYAGNLAHDQTRIWGVRKDGKRVATLQIARRYRDPLPNIVQLKGPGNSEVSREVWWAARQWLHKHDLSQVVIRPRNWGTAPLDRDSWVSLWRPYWLAKRRIPDWLPLAPSREALGAL
- a CDS encoding amidohydrolase family protein gives rise to the protein MSGLVISGGRVVDPASGMDAIGDVAVVDGKIAAVGASLGGAERVIDATGLVVAPGFIDLHAHGQSIPADRMQAFDGVTTTLDLEAGVLPVGSWYERQARKGRVLNYGAATNWAFARIGAMTGSNAESSLEAFGNAMRDRRWMDNVATDAEVAGILERLTRGLDEGGIGIGILNAYAPGAGVQELTAVCQLAAKQDVPTFTHVAYMSRIDPESAAEAYIRLIGYAGATGAHMHICHFNSSSKTDIERCRVLIEKAQAQGLPITVEAYPYGTGSTVLAAAFFSDPQFVERNGTGYDSVQRVTDGYRFHDREELLKAQAEDPSSLVLWHILDTEHNAHHRDLLDMSVLYPGGAIASDAMPWTTSDGKTYTGDAWPLPDDATSHPRSAGCFTKFIREWVRERKTVSLLEGVRKCALIPAEILSQSTPAMRAKGKLAKDADADIVVFDYEKLSDRATFTAMNRPSEGVRHLVVSGQPLITDGLLDVAARPGKPVRRPVVGS
- a CDS encoding RluA family pseudouridine synthase, encoding MESSGSAQRLEVVVEGDEGSARLDRVLAARLPELSRSRLKALILAGAVSLEAAEIRDPAYHVASGDTIIIDVPEAAPPEPKGEDIALDIVFEDDDIIVINKPKGLVVHPAAGHETGTLVNALIAHCGTSLSGIGGVRRPGIVHRLDKDTTGLMVVAKNDLAHASLTAQFADHGRTGPMRRGYMAFAWGLPGRHRGTVDAPIDRHPHAREKMAVRQGGREAVTHWELLESFNGRDGKPVAALLACELETGRTHQIRVHLAHIGHPLMGDTVYGPHFKTKANQLGPESQAALAALGRQALHAYLLVLEHPRSGELLHWEAGLPEDLLLLESALKAAL
- a CDS encoding DEAD/DEAH box helicase, with amino-acid sequence MATLIPSLGFARFDTRGELRLAERLKDFLEENAVVWHNLPVGPRNRHPDFIIVHPANGLLVLEVKDWRLESIVSADKGNVELLTARGIVRESNPLEQARKYTFDVVRTLERDGQLLFPPGHRFMGKSIVPFGFGVVFTNITRRQFDQTDLREVLAGHLCVFKDEMTESADPEEFRCRLWRMVPPRFEEPLSMPQFDRLRALLFPEIRIRQIALPLDEAPVPDPSDRTLAVMDMHQEQIARSLGEGHRIIRGVAGSGKTLILAFRAEYLARGATRPVLILCYANGIAGRLEDAMQDRGVEHRVQVLTFHGWCYRMLRTYGIPAPSERDYPDYAKRLAASVSEVMKAVDQGHIPMGQYDAVLIDEAHDFEPQWLALAAKMVNPRTKALMVVYDDIQAIYKGRERPVWKQLGIEASGRTTVLKVNYRNTAQIVAFARRFASDVIGAPGTTADDENPILLPEDAGRQGLAPDVRQCVSIDAEAHCVAEWFLGRKKAGYEWPQMACLYPEHWIGERVAQILAKHDVPIDMAKNNKNRISTKRVAVRLLSMHTAKGLEFPCVAIAGLGMLGRHGETIEECVRLTYVGVTRATHEALLTYSSESALVQRLIA
- a CDS encoding GTP-binding protein, whose product is MPVPVLLVTGFLGAGKTTVVNHLLANADGRRIAAIVNDFGAINIDAELIAGASDGVVSLSNGCICCSLEGDLLRTLSTLLRRDPRPEYIVIETSGVADPADIVRNLMDPVILREAPLETVLCVMDAATPPSALNDALMRSQLRVADIVALSKLDLADEGAGLRMREAIRAQRVPAVVVDAKHGEIPSALLFPVSDRPPAPREPGPKRPSEERFETLSWTSDRPLSLPRLQQAIGKLAPKLARAKGLFETVEQPGRQMVFQLAGGRATLAPGEAPAPGVPRARIVFIAELGVLTKAEIDGIMETCVVVEDHS
- a CDS encoding 2'-5' RNA ligase family protein, coding for MALAINIRADNGSAGEIERLWDQVGAFEAEPSMRALGYRPHFTFAIYDGPAIDERTAWEALLAATAGETQLRIAFKRIRWFEGSPLVLWAEPEVEEALARIHRAVSAAIDPSHCRPHYRPGAWTPHCTLGTGVANERRNDAIAFALAFDRSIEVTFDVVDCVVFPPVRIVAERRLAA
- a CDS encoding peptidoglycan recognition family protein, producing MMSRLFAAVLAALLIVPAVAADAELSRLARSAGTPDIPGLKIVWLAPWGDVANAHPWRNIIVHQTEGPTGSARGGAQEQSKNPTRRGVMVWVETDGTVYWSVADNLVPTHTDGANRNDNKYVDNSTTYHQVVRDNSIGVEFAGNYPDVATGPTEAQVAAWKILVQVLRARYGIPLDHVYAHNWIDFKDARYCEGCWLATLARIWGE